A genomic region of Dactylococcopsis salina PCC 8305 contains the following coding sequences:
- a CDS encoding D-glycero-alpha-D-manno-heptose-1,7-bisphosphate 7-phosphatase — MAKPAVFLDRDGVLNQEAGYLHQIEDLHLIPGAAQAVRLLNDHHLFCCLVSNQSGPARGYYSLDHVEALHERLQQLLETEANATLDAVYYCPYLSPQAGGTNPKFTAWSAWRKPNTGMLITAAWRYDLGLKASFVIGDKATDIDLAHNAGAKGILVQTGYGKAVSQGDYQHHTIPDYTAKHLLDAVHWILQNHL; from the coding sequence GTGGCTAAACCAGCAGTTTTCCTCGATCGTGATGGGGTTTTGAACCAAGAAGCGGGCTATCTCCATCAGATCGAAGATTTACATCTCATCCCAGGCGCAGCGCAAGCCGTGCGTCTTCTCAACGATCATCATCTGTTCTGTTGTCTGGTGTCTAATCAGTCCGGACCGGCAAGAGGTTATTATTCCCTCGACCATGTAGAAGCACTCCATGAACGTTTGCAGCAGTTATTAGAAACAGAAGCAAACGCCACCTTAGACGCGGTTTATTATTGTCCTTATCTGAGTCCTCAAGCAGGCGGCACCAACCCCAAGTTTACCGCTTGGAGTGCCTGGCGCAAACCCAATACAGGAATGTTGATTACCGCCGCTTGGAGATATGACTTAGGCTTGAAAGCCAGTTTTGTTATCGGTGACAAAGCCACTGACATCGATCTTGCTCATAACGCTGGTGCCAAAGGAATTTTAGTTCAAACCGGTTACGGTAAAGCCGTTTCTCAGGGAGATTATCAGCATCACACCATCCCTGATTACACCGCAAAACATTTGCTAGATGCCGTCCATTGGATTCTTCAAAATCATCTCTAA
- a CDS encoding glycosyltransferase family 9 protein codes for MRILTLIPGGIGDQILFFPTLADLKNTYPEAKIDVLVEPRSKSAYRVCSHVDEVLLFDYKNRNSLADYLNLLGIIRDREYEVALTLGRRWTVGFLLWLNGIPLRVGYETSPSFFFSQTVPLKTEQYAAQMYHDLLQGLNINTPCPPLSVNVPKSDIQWGEQEQKRLSIQDGNYIVIHGGSSQLAQEKGIDKVYPVSKWQEIIADFQSKQPDLPIVLLQGPEDEQWVEQLLEGNPNLKITSPPDIGKLAPMIAGGSLMLCTDSAPMHLAIAVGTYTIALFGPTDSKKLLPPENKACLGVKSPTGAIADIEVNSVLEKIWRG; via the coding sequence ATGCGTATTCTAACTCTTATCCCTGGCGGAATTGGGGATCAAATCTTATTTTTTCCCACCCTCGCTGACTTGAAAAACACCTACCCAGAAGCCAAAATAGATGTTTTGGTTGAACCTCGCTCTAAATCAGCTTATCGGGTTTGTTCTCATGTTGATGAAGTCCTACTGTTTGATTACAAAAATCGTAACAGTCTCGCCGATTATCTCAATCTATTAGGTATTATCCGCGATCGAGAGTATGAAGTCGCCCTAACCCTCGGTCGTCGTTGGACAGTAGGCTTTCTCCTTTGGTTAAACGGGATTCCGCTACGAGTGGGGTATGAAACTTCCCCCTCTTTCTTCTTTTCCCAAACCGTTCCCCTCAAAACCGAACAATATGCCGCCCAGATGTACCATGACTTGTTACAAGGGTTAAATATTAATACTCCTTGTCCTCCTTTAAGCGTGAATGTTCCTAAAAGCGATATTCAATGGGGAGAACAAGAACAGAAACGTCTCTCTATTCAAGATGGTAACTATATTGTGATTCATGGTGGTTCAAGTCAACTCGCCCAAGAAAAAGGGATAGATAAGGTTTATCCAGTTAGCAAGTGGCAAGAAATTATTGCTGATTTTCAAAGCAAACAGCCAGATTTACCGATCGTGCTTCTCCAAGGTCCCGAAGATGAACAATGGGTGGAACAACTATTAGAAGGGAATCCCAACTTAAAAATCACTTCTCCCCCTGATATCGGTAAACTGGCGCCAATGATTGCAGGAGGGAGTTTAATGTTATGTACCGACAGCGCACCAATGCACCTCGCGATCGCCGTTGGTACTTATACGATCGCCCTTTTTGGTCCCACTGACTCGAAAAAATTATTGCCTCCCGAAAATAAGGCTTGTCTTGGGGTAAAATCTCCTACAGGCGCGATCGCCGACATTGAAGTTAATTCTGTCTTAGAAAAAATTTGGCGTGGCTAA
- a CDS encoding DUF2214 family protein has product MWDSAIVAYIHYLSFGLILASLIVERQTVKSELTITEGWKILIADGIYGTAATAILATGVLRLLYFGKGTEFYTENPVFWAKIILFFIVASISLYPTISFLLWIGNLRQNIPPKLNPFRVKLINWIINLELLGFSSIPLLASLMARGIGLN; this is encoded by the coding sequence ATGTGGGACAGCGCGATCGTTGCTTATATTCATTATCTTAGTTTTGGTTTGATTCTGGCTTCCCTAATTGTGGAACGTCAAACTGTAAAATCAGAATTAACCATCACAGAAGGTTGGAAGATTCTGATTGCTGATGGCATTTATGGAACAGCCGCGACGGCGATTCTAGCAACAGGAGTGTTACGTTTGCTCTATTTTGGCAAAGGCACTGAGTTTTACACCGAAAATCCCGTATTTTGGGCGAAAATCATTCTCTTCTTCATCGTGGCTTCCATATCACTTTACCCAACGATTTCCTTTCTTCTCTGGATCGGAAACTTACGACAAAATATTCCCCCGAAACTCAATCCCTTTCGTGTTAAGTTAATCAACTGGATTATCAATCTCGAATTGCTTGGGTTTAGCAGTATTCCTCTACTTGCTTCTCTGATGGCACGCGGAATCGGGTTAAATTAG
- a CDS encoding sensor histidine kinase, with protein MMQSRRWKKLFIFNLRWRGGIIIALPVVCLVTAILMIAGLRLQTIEARNQEQKTRKILETTNDLLFALQKAEAEVRGYSLTENDKFLRNYQEVQKTINQEYDQLQMLVKNTSQEEKEVVAKIEQLARRQNQQLEQMIKLVREEETFPPQVNFTNENLLRSEQQFQSLERAIEAFIEQQETSQQQLELIVQSWANRTTQVQWIALIVGLGATIGGIYLFINLERQVSQYTDRIEESNAYLARTSRTLEKRNQELDQFAYIVSHDLKAPLRAIANLSSWIEEDIGENLDTDTQYQMDLLRKRVHRMEAFINGILEYSRVGRVRSERETINVENLLKEIINSLEIPEEFTVEIGSNMPTITTETLPLQQVFTNLITNAIKHHDRADGKVSITVKEQENAYEFTVTDDGTGIDPKFHEKIFIIFQTLQARDTVENTGVGLAIIKKIMDDKGEKITVESEPGKGTSFHFTWSK; from the coding sequence ATGATGCAATCTCGGCGATGGAAAAAGTTATTTATTTTTAATTTAAGGTGGCGTGGTGGAATAATTATCGCACTTCCTGTGGTGTGTTTGGTGACAGCGATTTTAATGATTGCTGGGTTACGTTTACAAACGATCGAAGCTCGCAATCAAGAACAAAAAACCCGAAAAATTTTAGAAACAACGAATGATTTATTATTTGCGTTACAAAAAGCAGAAGCCGAAGTGCGTGGTTATAGTTTAACGGAAAATGATAAGTTTCTCAGGAATTACCAAGAGGTACAAAAGACGATCAACCAAGAATATGATCAACTGCAAATGTTAGTTAAAAATACGTCTCAGGAAGAGAAAGAAGTGGTGGCAAAAATTGAACAGTTAGCGAGGCGACAAAATCAGCAATTAGAGCAAATGATTAAGTTAGTGAGAGAGGAGGAAACGTTTCCACCGCAAGTAAACTTTACGAATGAGAATTTATTAAGGAGTGAGCAACAATTTCAATCTTTAGAGAGGGCGATCGAAGCGTTTATCGAACAACAAGAAACCTCACAACAGCAACTAGAATTAATCGTTCAAAGCTGGGCAAATCGAACTACGCAAGTGCAATGGATTGCGCTAATTGTTGGTTTAGGAGCAACCATAGGAGGGATTTATTTGTTTATTAATTTAGAGCGTCAAGTTTCCCAATATACCGATCGAATCGAAGAAAGTAATGCTTATCTTGCGCGTACCAGTCGAACGTTAGAAAAACGAAATCAAGAGTTAGATCAATTTGCGTATATTGTCTCCCATGACTTAAAAGCACCTTTACGAGCCATTGCAAATCTTTCCAGTTGGATTGAAGAAGATATTGGGGAAAATTTAGACACTGACACTCAATATCAAATGGATTTATTAAGAAAAAGAGTACATCGCATGGAAGCGTTTATTAATGGGATTTTAGAATATTCTCGTGTGGGAAGAGTGCGATCGGAACGAGAAACCATTAACGTAGAAAACTTATTAAAAGAAATTATTAATTCCCTAGAGATTCCTGAAGAATTTACCGTAGAAATTGGGTCAAATATGCCCACCATAACGACAGAAACCTTACCCTTACAGCAAGTCTTTACCAACTTAATTACTAATGCAATTAAACATCACGATCGAGCAGATGGGAAAGTTTCAATAACTGTTAAGGAACAAGAAAACGCCTATGAATTTACCGTTACGGATGATGGTACTGGCATTGATCCAAAATTCCATGAGAAAATATTTATCATATTTCAAACCTTACAAGCTAGAGATACGGTAGAAAATACAGGAGTGGGATTAGCAATTATCAAAAAAATCATGGACGATAAAGGAGAAAAAATCACAGTAGAATCCGAACCAGGAAAAGGAACGAGTTTTCATTTTACTTGGTCTAAATAG
- a CDS encoding response regulator: MSKKQLNILLVEDDEVDRMTVKRAFKKNNLLQDHQLFIARDGLEALSLLKGESAEKLPFHNRLVLLDLNMPKMGGIEFLQALRKDTSLKATSVIILTTSDEDRDKVEAYKFNVAGYILKPVTFDKFVETIAVIDDYWQICQLPTIYPDP, translated from the coding sequence ATGTCAAAAAAGCAATTAAATATATTATTAGTGGAAGATGACGAAGTTGATAGAATGACGGTGAAACGAGCTTTCAAAAAAAATAATCTTCTCCAAGATCATCAATTATTTATAGCGCGAGATGGTCTGGAGGCTTTAAGTTTATTAAAAGGAGAAAGTGCGGAAAAACTGCCTTTCCATAATCGTTTGGTACTGTTAGATTTAAATATGCCGAAAATGGGAGGGATTGAATTTTTGCAAGCACTACGGAAAGATACATCATTGAAAGCAACCTCTGTCATTATCCTGACGACATCAGATGAGGATCGAGATAAAGTAGAAGCATATAAATTTAATGTTGCGGGTTATATCCTCAAACCAGTCACATTTGATAAGTTTGTGGAAACAATCGCAGTCATTGATGATTATTGGCAAATTTGCCAACTACCAACAATTTACCCTGATCCCTAG
- a CDS encoding ATP-binding protein, producing MVKILLVEDDKVDRMAIRRALKKGVEGEITVVFAENCASTIEHLETDQDIECVFLDYRLPDGDGLSLIQEIREKYSKLPLVVLTGQGDHQVAVDLMKAGAIDYLSKSEISPENLSQSLHRAIRVYRAEKEAEAANRRLRESEERYRLVLEGSNEGIWDWNVESQVVYCNDRLLEMIGLPSGQRELEKDQFYQQIHPNDREEVKTNIQNCIIGKTHQLEIEFRVRHSSGEYRYCIARGKAQTTYRGEARRLSGVLIDITERKRNEVRSQFLAEASQLLSSSLDYRTTLENLARLAVPRLADWCAIDIVEPEGVYGSPPSLRRIAVAHVNPKKAKLVWELQRYLNQEEAKHHCGGFVLRSHTSDACFYVNAGKDHAIAVDQEHLEVLGELACRSYICVPLAVGEEILGTLLFATSESGRHYTQADLNLAEDLAQRATLAIENARLYQEAQEATNNLRTTFRILQEQEQQLRTLQQLTNLLNQRLSNLQELLKVMAHATYKTIGQAEVCLIALYDTQEEIMLNVSAGEQTDQLDYRQVFSLKNGVLKDVFLTGKAQFYENKEEIQNLPKFLYGVAIKSANSGQLGILAVGSWGEKVTDQFQTEFKAEDQNLLKAVGEQAAIAIENARLINSLEQGEKRLETQNKILAEQNKELEKQQRHIKLQNVKLLEAAQLKSQFIATMSHELRTPMNAIIGFSQLLLRQAKESLKSNHAQMLERILSNGKTLLNLINDILDLSKMEAGRLELRPEKCNLKVVVSNTVEELRSLAEEKEINLSFISEIKNPYVTNDSNRIRQVIVNLLSNAIKFTEAGSVTVTISELEEDWVKIIVRDTGIGMTQEQKEQIFEAFRQVDQSLTRKYQGTGLGLAITDSLIELMGGRIEVQSIINQGSCFEITIPRHVEENENASPSAPSHPNQLY from the coding sequence ATGGTAAAAATTTTATTAGTAGAAGATGATAAAGTCGATCGTATGGCAATCCGTCGCGCCCTGAAAAAGGGTGTGGAAGGGGAGATCACGGTTGTTTTTGCCGAAAATTGTGCCAGTACAATTGAGCATTTAGAAACGGATCAAGACATTGAATGCGTCTTTTTAGACTATCGGCTGCCAGATGGAGATGGGTTAAGTTTAATTCAAGAAATCAGGGAAAAGTATAGTAAACTACCGTTGGTGGTGTTAACGGGGCAGGGAGATCACCAAGTAGCGGTGGATTTAATGAAAGCTGGCGCGATCGATTATTTATCGAAAAGTGAGATTTCCCCAGAAAACCTATCCCAAAGTTTACACCGAGCGATTCGGGTTTATCGAGCGGAAAAAGAAGCAGAAGCCGCCAATCGTCGTCTCAGGGAAAGTGAAGAAAGATATCGCCTAGTTTTAGAAGGATCAAACGAGGGAATTTGGGATTGGAACGTTGAATCACAAGTCGTTTACTGCAACGATCGACTTTTAGAGATGATCGGATTACCTTCAGGACAGCGAGAACTTGAGAAAGACCAATTCTATCAACAAATTCACCCGAACGATCGAGAAGAAGTCAAAACCAACATTCAAAACTGCATTATCGGTAAAACCCATCAGCTAGAAATCGAATTTCGGGTGCGTCATAGTTCGGGAGAATATCGTTATTGTATTGCGAGGGGAAAAGCACAAACCACTTATCGCGGAGAAGCGCGTCGTTTGTCTGGGGTTTTAATTGATATCACAGAACGGAAACGGAATGAGGTGCGGAGTCAGTTTCTAGCAGAAGCGAGTCAACTGCTGTCTTCCTCGTTGGATTATCGCACCACTTTAGAAAATTTAGCCCGATTAGCCGTGCCGCGTCTTGCGGACTGGTGCGCCATTGATATTGTTGAACCAGAAGGGGTTTATGGCAGTCCACCGAGTTTAAGACGGATTGCTGTTGCTCATGTTAACCCGAAAAAAGCGAAATTAGTTTGGGAGTTACAACGCTATTTAAATCAGGAAGAGGCGAAACATCATTGCGGCGGGTTTGTTTTACGCAGTCATACCTCTGATGCGTGTTTTTATGTTAATGCGGGAAAAGATCACGCGATCGCGGTAGATCAGGAACATCTAGAGGTTTTAGGGGAGTTGGCTTGTCGATCTTATATTTGTGTTCCTTTAGCGGTGGGAGAAGAGATTTTAGGAACACTGTTATTTGCAACCAGTGAGTCAGGGCGACATTATACGCAAGCTGATCTTAACCTTGCCGAGGACTTGGCACAACGGGCGACGTTGGCGATCGAGAATGCTAGGCTTTATCAAGAAGCGCAAGAGGCGACGAATAATTTACGAACCACATTTCGGATTTTACAAGAACAAGAACAACAATTACGCACGCTACAACAATTAACCAATTTATTAAATCAACGGCTGAGTAATTTACAAGAATTATTAAAAGTGATGGCGCACGCCACTTATAAAACCATTGGACAAGCGGAAGTGTGCTTAATTGCGTTATATGATACCCAAGAGGAAATCATGTTAAATGTGTCCGCAGGAGAACAGACGGATCAACTGGATTATAGACAGGTTTTTTCCTTGAAAAATGGTGTCTTAAAGGATGTTTTTCTCACGGGGAAAGCACAGTTTTATGAAAATAAAGAGGAGATTCAAAACTTACCGAAGTTTCTTTATGGTGTTGCGATTAAGTCTGCTAATTCAGGACAGTTAGGGATTTTAGCAGTGGGAAGTTGGGGAGAAAAAGTAACCGATCAGTTTCAAACTGAATTTAAAGCTGAGGATCAAAATTTATTAAAAGCAGTGGGAGAACAAGCCGCGATCGCGATCGAAAATGCAAGATTAATTAATAGTTTAGAACAAGGAGAAAAACGGCTCGAAACGCAAAATAAAATCCTAGCCGAACAAAACAAAGAACTCGAAAAACAACAAAGACATATTAAATTACAAAACGTCAAACTCTTAGAAGCAGCGCAATTAAAATCGCAATTTATCGCCACAATGTCTCACGAATTGCGAACGCCAATGAACGCAATTATTGGATTTTCCCAGTTATTATTACGACAAGCAAAAGAGAGCTTAAAATCGAATCATGCTCAAATGTTAGAGCGAATTTTAAGTAATGGCAAGACCTTACTTAATTTAATCAATGACATTCTAGACTTATCAAAAATGGAAGCAGGGCGTTTAGAATTACGTCCAGAAAAATGCAATCTCAAAGTAGTTGTTTCCAACACAGTAGAAGAACTAAGATCATTAGCAGAAGAAAAAGAAATTAATTTAAGTTTCATCTCTGAAATAAAAAATCCCTATGTTACGAATGACAGTAACCGTATTCGTCAAGTTATTGTTAACTTACTGTCCAACGCAATTAAATTTACAGAAGCTGGTTCAGTAACGGTTACTATAAGCGAATTAGAAGAAGATTGGGTTAAAATTATTGTCCGAGACACAGGAATTGGCATGACTCAAGAACAAAAGGAACAAATTTTTGAAGCATTTCGACAAGTAGATCAAAGTTTAACCCGAAAGTATCAAGGGACAGGTTTAGGGTTAGCAATTACCGACTCTTTAATTGAACTAATGGGAGGCAGAATTGAGGTGCAAAGTATTATTAATCAAGGGTCTTGTTTTGAAATTACGATCCCGCGTCATGTAGAAGAAAATGAAAACGCTTCCCCTTCAGCGCCTTCTCACCCGAATCAACTTTATTAA
- a CDS encoding glycosyltransferase, whose amino-acid sequence MSSSPQYALVHEWLTPKATGGSELVVKEILQHISADVYSLIDFESTNPESYLYGRKIGTTFLQHFPFARNGVQKYLPLLPFAIEQLDLRDYEIILSSSHAVAKGVITSPHQVHICYCHTPMRYAWELTFEYLKQSNMGKGVNGILTRYILHQLRQWDVISANRVDYFLANSHHTAKRIWRCYRRSAEVIYPPVNVERFSYQEKKEEFYVTVSRLVSYKQITLIVEAFNRLQRPLVIIGNGSQWEELRKQARSNIQLLGTQPNAVVESYLAQAKAFVYAACEDFGIALVEAQACGTPVIAYNAGGAKETVKDLRDYPHHATGLLFSPQTPDALVEAVETFEAKSDQFIPETIYHHATRFNSQQFSNSYLKFLETLTKQ is encoded by the coding sequence ATGTCCTCATCTCCTCAATACGCCCTTGTCCATGAATGGTTAACCCCAAAAGCGACAGGGGGGTCAGAATTAGTGGTGAAAGAAATTCTCCAACACATCAGCGCTGATGTTTATTCTCTCATTGATTTTGAATCCACCAACCCCGAAAGTTATCTCTATGGGCGTAAAATTGGGACAACGTTTCTCCAACACTTCCCCTTTGCGAGAAACGGAGTCCAAAAATATCTTCCGTTGCTTCCTTTCGCCATTGAACAACTTGATCTCCGTGATTACGAGATTATCCTCTCCTCTTCTCACGCGGTAGCGAAAGGCGTGATTACATCCCCCCATCAAGTTCATATTTGTTACTGTCATACTCCCATGCGTTATGCGTGGGAATTAACCTTTGAATATCTCAAACAAAGCAACATGGGAAAAGGGGTTAACGGTATCCTCACTCGCTATATTTTGCATCAATTGAGACAATGGGATGTAATTAGTGCCAACCGAGTGGATTATTTTCTCGCGAACTCTCATCACACCGCGAAACGCATTTGGCGCTGTTATCGTCGTTCCGCCGAGGTGATCTATCCGCCAGTGAATGTGGAACGGTTTTCCTATCAGGAGAAGAAGGAAGAGTTTTATGTCACTGTTTCTCGGTTGGTGAGTTATAAACAAATTACCTTAATTGTTGAGGCGTTTAACCGCTTACAACGTCCTTTAGTAATTATTGGTAATGGTTCGCAGTGGGAAGAGTTGAGAAAACAGGCTCGATCGAATATACAATTATTAGGGACGCAACCGAACGCTGTGGTTGAGAGTTATTTAGCCCAAGCCAAAGCCTTTGTTTATGCGGCTTGTGAAGACTTTGGTATCGCCTTAGTCGAAGCCCAAGCCTGCGGAACACCCGTTATTGCGTATAATGCAGGAGGGGCAAAAGAAACTGTGAAAGATTTAAGAGACTATCCTCATCACGCCACTGGTTTACTCTTTTCCCCTCAAACTCCCGATGCGTTAGTGGAAGCAGTGGAGACATTTGAAGCAAAAAGTGATCAATTCATTCCAGAAACCATCTATCACCACGCAACAAGGTTCAATTCACAACAGTTTTCTAATTCTTATCTCAAATTTCTAGAAACCTTAACCAAGCAGTAG
- the queF gene encoding preQ(1) synthase: MAENTTSTQNLKYGEREIVEGELTTFPNPRPGRRYNVDISLPEFTCKCPFSGYPDFATIKIRYMPDQRIVELKAIKLYINSYRDRYISHEEAVNQILDDFVSACNPLEVTVTGDFSPRGNVHTVVEVHHQQPRV, from the coding sequence ATGGCAGAGAATACAACTAGCACCCAAAACCTGAAATATGGAGAACGAGAAATTGTCGAAGGAGAATTAACCACCTTTCCCAACCCTCGTCCTGGACGACGCTATAACGTTGATATTAGTCTCCCAGAATTTACCTGTAAATGTCCTTTTTCTGGTTATCCCGATTTCGCTACGATTAAAATCAGATATATGCCAGATCAGCGTATCGTTGAACTGAAAGCGATTAAACTTTATATTAACAGTTACCGCGATCGATATATTTCTCACGAAGAAGCAGTGAATCAGATATTAGACGACTTTGTTAGTGCGTGTAACCCATTGGAAGTGACCGTAACAGGAGACTTTTCCCCCAGAGGAAACGTTCATACTGTCGTGGAAGTACACCACCAACAACCTCGCGTTTAA
- a CDS encoding CIA30 family protein — MVLETIFAMSQQKSWEITRFLKTLTYFDVIPFLNNIPVIKEMILGQESIAQPSFSPQKGTILVAGATGGVGKRVVQRLQQQNYSVRVLVRSIDRSRSIVGENLDFYEGDITISDSLKPELMKNVTGIICCTGTRIQPVEGDTENREKYYQGVKFYEPEVAESTPEAVEYKGIKNLVQLAYQEMQDSSYLPIFNFRNATEEIKSIWGALDDVVMGGVSESGFYLDHQKAVFSGNVSTENNGGFASVRTKNFESPLNLSGYQGIYLRVKGDGNRYKFFLRCDSSWDGIGYAYSFDTQKDVWLDIYVPFAELTPVFRAKTMNDAPPLDASQINSMQLMLSKFEYDKQLNPYFNPGQFRLEVEEIKAYREGKTPQFIMISSAGVTRPGRTDLDLSQEPPAVQMNEQLGGLLTWKLAGENSIRESGLRYTIIRPCALTEETEKEGLYFEQGDTLKGQVSRETIADLCLLLLKTPEAVNKTFEAAKSSEFNSPEMWRQKLSQLTTDS; from the coding sequence ATGGTATTAGAAACAATCTTCGCCATGAGTCAACAAAAATCTTGGGAAATTACTCGTTTTCTTAAAACTTTAACTTACTTTGATGTCATTCCATTTTTAAACAATATTCCTGTAATAAAAGAAATGATTTTAGGTCAAGAATCGATCGCGCAACCGTCTTTTTCTCCCCAAAAAGGAACAATTTTAGTCGCTGGTGCAACGGGTGGCGTGGGAAAAAGAGTCGTCCAACGATTACAACAGCAAAATTATTCGGTAAGAGTCTTAGTCAGAAGCATCGATCGATCTCGTTCCATTGTAGGAGAAAACCTTGATTTTTACGAGGGAGACATCACCATTTCTGACAGTTTAAAACCTGAATTAATGAAGAATGTCACTGGAATCATCTGTTGTACAGGAACTCGTATTCAACCCGTAGAAGGAGATACAGAAAACCGTGAAAAATATTATCAAGGGGTCAAATTTTACGAACCCGAAGTCGCAGAATCAACCCCAGAAGCAGTGGAATATAAAGGGATTAAAAACTTAGTCCAACTTGCTTATCAGGAAATGCAAGACTCGTCTTATTTACCCATTTTCAACTTCCGAAATGCAACGGAAGAAATCAAATCAATTTGGGGGGCTTTAGATGATGTTGTTATGGGAGGCGTAAGCGAAAGTGGCTTTTATTTAGATCATCAAAAAGCAGTCTTTTCGGGAAATGTCTCCACTGAAAACAATGGTGGTTTTGCCTCAGTTCGCACGAAAAACTTTGAGTCTCCATTAAATTTATCTGGCTATCAAGGGATTTATTTACGAGTTAAAGGAGATGGCAATCGTTATAAATTCTTTTTACGCTGTGATAGTAGTTGGGATGGAATTGGCTATGCTTATTCCTTTGATACTCAGAAAGATGTTTGGTTAGATATTTATGTTCCTTTTGCGGAATTAACGCCTGTTTTCCGTGCTAAAACCATGAATGACGCACCGCCATTAGATGCTAGTCAAATTAATTCGATGCAATTAATGCTGAGTAAATTTGAATATGATAAACAATTGAATCCTTATTTTAATCCTGGACAATTCCGCTTAGAAGTTGAGGAAATTAAAGCCTACCGTGAGGGAAAAACGCCTCAATTTATTATGATTAGTTCTGCTGGTGTCACGCGACCTGGACGAACTGATCTTGATCTAAGTCAAGAACCACCCGCCGTTCAAATGAATGAACAATTGGGAGGACTTTTAACGTGGAAATTAGCAGGGGAAAATAGTATTCGAGAAAGTGGATTACGTTATACAATTATTCGTCCTTGCGCGTTAACGGAAGAAACAGAAAAGGAAGGTTTATATTTTGAACAAGGGGACACTCTAAAAGGTCAAGTCAGCAGAGAAACCATTGCTGATTTATGTTTATTACTTTTAAAAACACCAGAAGCAGTAAACAAAACCTTTGAGGCGGCTAAAAGTTCTGAGTTTAATTCTCCTGAAATGTGGCGACAAAAATTATCACAGTTAACAACAGATTCTTGA